A section of the Akkermansia muciniphila genome encodes:
- a CDS encoding energy-coupling factor ABC transporter permease gives MHMADGFISPAVGCTMWAASAAVTALCARKVRQEKEVRLVPLMGVLGAFIFACQMLNFTIPGTGSSGHLGGGLILAVLLGPYAGFLVMAAILAVQALFFADGGLLALGCNIFNMGFFSCLVAYPFIYRPLAGKTPGTGRITLASITAAVIGLQLGAFSVVLETTASGISALPFAQFVELMLPIHLAIGIVEGLATAAIIIFISKAQPSLLRPEDLETGPVKKASFTVLGIFAVAALLCGAALSWFASAYPDGLEWSVAGVTGSEETTLAEPSSLHRSLESVQESTAIMPDYALPAGEDTASSGETGESSSIVNPETSLAGVLGSVIIATVIFGAGFLFGRKPHGHCPR, from the coding sequence ATGCATATGGCGGACGGCTTCATTTCACCGGCGGTAGGCTGCACCATGTGGGCGGCTTCCGCCGCGGTCACGGCGCTCTGCGCGCGCAAGGTCAGGCAGGAAAAGGAAGTGCGGCTCGTGCCGCTCATGGGCGTGCTGGGGGCCTTCATCTTCGCCTGCCAGATGCTGAACTTCACCATCCCGGGCACCGGGTCCAGCGGCCATCTGGGCGGCGGCCTCATTCTTGCGGTTCTGCTGGGCCCGTACGCGGGCTTCCTGGTCATGGCGGCCATCCTGGCGGTGCAGGCCCTTTTCTTTGCGGACGGAGGACTGCTGGCCCTGGGGTGCAACATCTTCAACATGGGCTTCTTCTCCTGCCTGGTGGCCTATCCCTTCATTTACAGGCCGCTTGCCGGAAAAACCCCGGGCACGGGGCGCATCACGCTCGCCAGCATCACCGCCGCCGTCATTGGGCTCCAGCTCGGCGCCTTCTCCGTAGTTCTGGAAACGACGGCCTCCGGCATTTCCGCCCTGCCCTTCGCCCAGTTCGTGGAACTGATGCTGCCCATCCATCTGGCGATCGGCATTGTGGAAGGGCTTGCCACGGCAGCCATAATCATCTTCATCAGCAAGGCCCAGCCCTCCCTGCTGCGCCCGGAGGATCTGGAAACGGGCCCGGTCAAAAAAGCCTCCTTCACCGTCCTGGGCATCTTTGCGGTAGCGGCCCTGCTCTGCGGGGCGGCCCTCTCCTGGTTCGCCTCCGCCTATCCGGACGGCCTGGAATGGTCCGTAGCGGGCGTCACCGGGTCTGAAGAAACCACCCTGGCGGAACCTTCCTCCCTCCACCGCAGCCTGGAATCCGTACAGGAATCCACCGCCATCATGCCGGATTACGCCCTCCCCGCCGGGGAGGATACGGCATCCTCCGGAGAAACGGGGGAATCCTCCTCCATCGTCAATCCTGAAACGAGCCTGGCCGGCGTTCTGGGAAGCGTCATCATCGCGACCGTCATCTTTGGCGCCGGCTTCCTCTTTGGCAGAAAGCCGCACGGCCACTGCCCCCGCTGA
- a CDS encoding lipocalin family protein codes for MRLFPLLPALSLLAASCSMQPTPASLSGCWTQPIPGQPQQVQGMALMPDGRAGSINMHTLLYTGWKLDGNRLILTGKSIGNGSSSLFTATSTIDSLSRTRLILNTDGNREAYTRTLHCAEQ; via the coding sequence ATGCGCCTTTTCCCGCTTCTTCCGGCCCTCTCCCTGCTGGCGGCCTCCTGCTCCATGCAGCCCACTCCCGCCAGCCTCTCCGGCTGCTGGACCCAGCCCATTCCCGGACAGCCGCAGCAGGTGCAGGGCATGGCGCTCATGCCGGACGGGCGCGCCGGCTCCATCAACATGCACACGCTCCTTTACACGGGCTGGAAACTGGACGGCAACCGGCTGATCCTGACGGGAAAAAGCATAGGCAACGGAAGCTCCTCCCTCTTCACCGCAACCTCCACCATTGACAGCCTTAGCAGAACCCGGCTGATCCTGAATACGGACGGAAACCGGGAGGCCTACACCCGGACGCTCCATTGCGCGGAGCAATAA
- the argB gene encoding acetylglutamate kinase: MDSKITRLIEQASVIVGALPYLQAYRDKTFLIKFGGSAMDDARLVKKLMRDIVLLEALGFNPVIVHGGGKAISKTMAEAGLEARFVNGLRVTTPEAISIVERTLSGTINPGLVQMFRDYGGKGVGIPGTEIFVGERIQEKDEQGNPVDIGEVGNVIGCLTDRITEALELQITPIVSPLAKELGTHKPLNVNADLAAAALAKELKPVKLIYISDVPGIMKDPSDPSTLIKSITRTEALDLIEDGTVSGGMIPKIHSAIDALNAGVRKVHFIDGRLPHTLLLEIFTPDGIGTEVIREQR; this comes from the coding sequence ATGGACTCCAAAATCACCCGCCTGATTGAACAGGCCTCCGTCATCGTCGGCGCACTGCCCTACCTCCAGGCCTACCGGGACAAGACATTCCTCATCAAATTCGGCGGCAGCGCCATGGACGACGCGCGCCTGGTCAAGAAGCTCATGCGGGACATCGTCCTGCTGGAAGCCCTGGGCTTCAATCCCGTGATTGTCCACGGCGGCGGCAAGGCCATCTCCAAGACCATGGCGGAAGCCGGGCTGGAAGCCCGCTTCGTCAACGGCCTGCGCGTCACGACGCCAGAGGCCATCTCCATCGTGGAACGCACCCTCTCCGGAACCATCAATCCGGGCCTGGTCCAGATGTTCCGCGACTACGGAGGCAAGGGCGTGGGCATTCCCGGCACGGAAATCTTCGTGGGGGAACGCATCCAGGAAAAGGATGAACAGGGCAACCCCGTGGACATCGGGGAAGTAGGCAACGTCATCGGCTGCCTGACGGACCGCATCACGGAAGCGCTGGAACTCCAGATCACCCCCATCGTCTCCCCGCTGGCCAAGGAGCTGGGCACCCACAAGCCGCTCAACGTGAACGCGGACCTGGCGGCGGCAGCCCTCGCCAAGGAACTCAAGCCGGTCAAGCTCATCTACATTTCAGACGTGCCCGGCATCATGAAGGACCCCTCAGACCCTTCCACCCTCATCAAATCCATCACGCGCACGGAAGCCCTGGACCTGATTGAAGACGGCACCGTTTCCGGCGGCATGATTCCCAAAATCCATTCCGCCATTGACGCCCTGAACGCGGGCGTGCGCAAGGTGCACTTCATTGACGGCCGCCTGCCCCATACCCTGCTGCTGGAAATCTTCACTCCGGACGGCATCGGCACGGAGGTCATCAGGGAACAGCGCTGA
- a CDS encoding magnesium transporter CorA family protein: MIRLYRQTPEGIERTTQVDAAEQNLDSVFWIDLLTPEPAEIKFVERLCGLEMPTYDEMREIEATSRLYTEDGARFMTTTVLSRVDTESPSLSEITFVLMGAKIITIRHSDSYSFRVFSHQLLRQKQISRDQVFTGLLETIVDRQADVLERFGAELDRLSKNIFRRDEPEGKAGKRAPVSSALRLILQDLGRVGDLLTRQRDCLVNLLRLLTYASNEEALDDTNSTLYIKLRPLSRDVTSLSEYANFLSSNVNFMLDAVLGLINIEQNEIVKIFTVAAVVFMPPTLIASIYGMNFSHMPGLENEYGYYISLAVMLVSIILPLVYFRNRRLL; this comes from the coding sequence ATGATTCGACTTTATCGTCAAACCCCGGAAGGCATTGAGCGCACCACCCAGGTGGATGCGGCGGAACAGAACTTGGACTCCGTCTTCTGGATTGACCTCCTTACCCCTGAACCGGCGGAAATCAAGTTTGTGGAACGCCTCTGCGGGCTGGAAATGCCAACCTACGACGAGATGCGGGAAATTGAGGCCACCAGCCGCCTGTACACGGAGGACGGCGCCCGCTTCATGACCACCACGGTGCTTAGCCGCGTGGATACGGAGTCCCCCTCCCTGTCGGAAATCACCTTCGTCCTCATGGGGGCCAAGATCATCACCATCCGCCATTCGGACTCCTACTCCTTCCGCGTCTTCTCCCACCAGCTCCTGCGCCAGAAGCAGATCAGCAGGGACCAGGTTTTCACCGGCCTGCTGGAAACCATCGTGGACCGCCAGGCAGACGTGCTGGAACGCTTCGGCGCGGAACTGGACCGCCTTTCCAAAAACATCTTCCGCAGGGATGAACCGGAGGGTAAAGCCGGCAAGCGCGCCCCCGTCTCCAGCGCCCTGCGCCTCATCCTCCAGGACCTGGGGCGCGTGGGTGACCTGCTCACCCGCCAGCGGGACTGCCTGGTGAACCTTCTGCGCCTGCTCACGTACGCCAGCAATGAAGAGGCCCTGGACGACACCAACTCCACCCTGTACATCAAGCTGCGCCCGCTGAGCCGTGACGTCACCTCCCTCTCGGAATACGCCAACTTCCTTTCCAGCAACGTGAACTTCATGCTGGACGCCGTTCTGGGCCTCATCAACATTGAGCAGAACGAAATCGTGAAAATCTTCACCGTGGCGGCCGTGGTCTTCATGCCCCCCACCCTCATCGCCAGCATTTACGGGATGAACTTCTCCCACATGCCCGGCCTGGAAAACGAATACGGGTACTACATCTCCCTGGCGGTCATGCTCGTTTCCATCATCCTTCCCCTGGTTTATTTCAGGAACAGGCGCCTGCTTTGA
- the rplI gene encoding 50S ribosomal protein L9: MATMEVILATKIEGLGAEADLVTVKAGYGRNYLIPKGLAHEATASNRRFIANLQAARAKREAEELSAAQEVAAKINGLTVDLVLEVGQGGKAFGAITNQNIHDALTAQGVEVDRRAIELEKPIKSEGEHEVSIKVHPQVEATLKVIVKENA; the protein is encoded by the coding sequence ATGGCAACGATGGAAGTAATTCTCGCAACAAAAATTGAAGGACTCGGCGCGGAAGCCGACCTGGTGACCGTTAAGGCTGGCTATGGCCGCAACTACCTCATTCCCAAGGGCCTGGCCCACGAAGCAACGGCCTCCAACCGCCGTTTCATCGCCAATCTTCAGGCCGCCCGCGCCAAGCGTGAAGCGGAAGAGCTCAGCGCCGCGCAGGAAGTGGCCGCTAAGATCAACGGACTGACGGTGGACCTCGTCCTTGAAGTGGGCCAGGGCGGCAAGGCATTCGGTGCCATCACCAACCAGAACATTCATGATGCCCTGACCGCTCAGGGCGTGGAAGTGGACCGCCGCGCGATTGAGCTTGAAAAGCCGATCAAGAGCGAAGGCGAACACGAAGTTTCCATCAAGGTGCATCCCCAGGTGGAAGCCACGCTCAAGGTGATCGTCAAGGAAAACGCCTAA
- the purH gene encoding bifunctional phosphoribosylaminoimidazolecarboxamide formyltransferase/IMP cyclohydrolase: protein MAIQRALISVSDKTGLEEFAKGLHEFGVELISTGGTAAFLKGLGLPVIEISDYTGEPELFEGRLKTLHPMVHGGLLHRRDNEEHVRQAKENGIKPIDLVCVNLYPFEETVARPGVTLEEAIEKIDIGGPSMLRSASKNYASVTVVSDPADYPRILDEMQTHKGDTTLKTRENLAVKVFMRTSNYDNAITNYLGHQSAESTKGSFCICAPLYQELRYGDNPHQESSLYGSFGDIFHQLQGKELSYTNVLDIEGAAELITQFRRPTVGILKHTNPCGVGQDDEDLRNAWQKAFETDTQAPFGGVIVVNRPMTEGLARVLSAIFTDVIIAPEYDAEARAILQKKKNCRIIRMNTEAWMKARLEPIIRSAPGGFMTMKRDTDVMGLDNLEAKVVTKRPPTEEELTAMRFNWRVVKQVHSNAIVFGGTDRTLGIGAGQMSRVDSARIAVWKAGQAGLDLKGSVVASDAMFPFADGLQVAIDAGATACIQPGGSIRDEEVIAAADAAGIAMVFTGHRHFLH, encoded by the coding sequence ATGGCTATTCAGCGCGCATTGATATCCGTTTCCGACAAGACTGGCCTGGAGGAGTTTGCCAAGGGCCTGCACGAGTTTGGAGTAGAGCTTATTTCCACCGGCGGCACCGCCGCTTTCCTGAAAGGCCTGGGCCTTCCGGTGATTGAGATTTCCGACTATACCGGAGAACCGGAATTGTTTGAGGGGCGCCTGAAGACCCTGCATCCCATGGTGCACGGCGGCCTGCTGCACCGCCGCGACAATGAGGAGCATGTGCGCCAGGCGAAGGAAAACGGCATCAAGCCCATTGACCTGGTCTGCGTAAACCTGTACCCCTTTGAGGAAACCGTCGCCAGGCCCGGCGTCACGCTGGAGGAAGCCATTGAAAAGATCGATATCGGCGGCCCGTCCATGCTCCGCTCCGCCTCCAAGAACTACGCCTCCGTCACGGTGGTTTCCGACCCTGCGGACTATCCGCGCATTCTGGATGAAATGCAGACGCACAAGGGGGACACGACCCTGAAGACCCGTGAAAACCTGGCGGTGAAGGTGTTCATGCGCACCTCCAATTACGACAACGCCATCACCAACTACCTGGGCCACCAGAGCGCGGAAAGCACCAAGGGCAGCTTCTGCATCTGCGCGCCCCTGTACCAGGAACTGCGCTATGGGGACAACCCCCACCAGGAATCCAGCCTGTACGGCAGCTTCGGGGATATTTTCCACCAGCTCCAGGGCAAGGAACTTTCCTACACGAACGTGCTGGACATTGAAGGCGCCGCCGAGCTGATTACCCAGTTCCGCCGCCCGACGGTGGGCATTCTGAAGCACACGAATCCCTGCGGCGTGGGCCAGGATGATGAAGACCTGCGCAACGCCTGGCAGAAAGCCTTTGAAACGGACACGCAGGCCCCCTTCGGCGGCGTGATCGTGGTCAACCGTCCGATGACGGAAGGCCTGGCCCGCGTGCTGAGCGCCATTTTCACGGATGTGATCATTGCTCCGGAATACGATGCGGAAGCCCGCGCCATCCTTCAGAAAAAGAAGAACTGCCGCATCATCCGCATGAACACGGAAGCCTGGATGAAGGCCCGCCTGGAACCCATCATCCGCTCCGCTCCCGGCGGCTTCATGACCATGAAGCGGGATACGGACGTGATGGGCCTGGACAATCTGGAAGCCAAGGTGGTGACCAAGCGCCCCCCGACGGAAGAAGAACTTACCGCCATGCGTTTCAACTGGCGCGTCGTGAAGCAGGTGCATTCCAACGCCATCGTCTTTGGCGGCACGGACCGCACGCTGGGCATCGGCGCCGGACAGATGAGCCGCGTGGACTCCGCCCGCATTGCCGTCTGGAAGGCCGGGCAGGCCGGCCTGGACCTGAAGGGCAGCGTGGTGGCGTCAGACGCCATGTTCCCGTTCGCGGACGGCCTCCAGGTAGCCATTGACGCCGGAGCCACCGCCTGCATCCAGCCCGGCGGTTCCATCCGGGACGAGGAAGTGATCGCCGCCGCGGACGCCGCGGGCATCGCCATGGTGTTCACGGGCCACCGCCATTTCCTCCATTAA
- a CDS encoding pyridoxine 5'-phosphate synthase yields the protein MLLGVNIDHIATLRQARYATMLDSFNVEPSVLDAAYAAQRGGADSITLHVRGDRRHMQDADALSVRESVALPLNLEMGNTPEMVDFALRLKPDYVCMVPEKREEITTEGGLDAVFHEKELAPTMERMADNGIQVSLFIDPELAQVDAAARLGAPMIELHTGCFANHAGKERTAELARLKRAAELAHSLGIQVNAGHGINYQNLEQLMDGVPYLHELNIGHTIVARALFVGMEQAVREMRQAIDRLS from the coding sequence ATGTTGCTAGGTGTAAATATAGACCACATCGCCACGCTGAGGCAGGCCCGCTATGCGACCATGCTTGATTCCTTCAACGTGGAGCCGAGCGTTTTGGACGCCGCCTACGCGGCGCAAAGGGGCGGGGCGGATTCCATCACCCTCCACGTCCGGGGCGACCGCCGCCACATGCAGGATGCGGACGCCCTGAGCGTCCGGGAGAGCGTGGCCCTTCCCCTGAACCTGGAGATGGGGAATACCCCGGAGATGGTGGACTTTGCCCTTCGGCTGAAGCCGGATTATGTCTGCATGGTTCCGGAAAAGCGGGAGGAAATCACTACGGAAGGCGGCCTGGACGCCGTTTTTCATGAAAAGGAACTGGCCCCCACCATGGAGAGAATGGCTGACAACGGCATTCAGGTGAGCCTGTTCATTGATCCGGAGCTGGCCCAGGTGGACGCCGCAGCCCGTCTGGGCGCGCCCATGATTGAGCTTCATACCGGATGTTTTGCCAACCACGCGGGGAAGGAACGCACGGCGGAGCTGGCCCGTTTGAAACGCGCCGCGGAGCTGGCCCACTCCCTGGGCATCCAGGTGAATGCGGGCCATGGCATCAACTACCAGAATCTGGAACAGCTGATGGACGGCGTGCCTTACCTGCATGAGCTGAACATCGGCCATACGATCGTAGCCCGCGCCCTTTTTGTGGGGATGGAGCAGGCCGTGAGGGAAATGCGCCAGGCGATCGACCGCCTGAGCTGA
- the acpS gene encoding holo-ACP synthase, which translates to MSRIAGLGMDLIDLDRVRQALQKNGEAFALRICTPDEWAYCRKHADPVPRLAARFAAKEAVAKALGTGIGEKCSFTEVEVVRNDAGAPSILLHGTAGVTAREQGVTGWFLTMTHSRLSAAATVIALAEAPEFS; encoded by the coding sequence ATGAGCCGCATTGCAGGATTGGGAATGGATTTGATCGACCTGGACCGCGTGCGCCAGGCCCTCCAGAAAAACGGGGAGGCGTTTGCCCTGCGCATCTGCACCCCGGATGAATGGGCCTACTGCCGGAAGCATGCGGACCCCGTGCCGCGCCTGGCGGCCCGGTTTGCGGCCAAGGAGGCCGTGGCGAAGGCCCTGGGAACGGGAATAGGCGAGAAATGCTCCTTCACGGAGGTGGAAGTGGTGCGCAATGATGCGGGCGCTCCCTCCATCCTGCTGCACGGCACTGCCGGGGTGACGGCCCGGGAGCAGGGCGTCACGGGCTGGTTCCTGACCATGACCCATTCCCGCCTGAGCGCCGCCGCCACCGTCATCGCCCTTGCCGAAGCCCCGGAATTTTCCTGA
- a CDS encoding alpha-amylase family protein, with protein sequence MKPFPLLLCILLAGLVAPVFGKLDGTYMNEAGMTLKTPHAAWDEKGELPHKKILFIMQQTASREIIELVQRFPGFKYEVVLTANEHSIGADDIYSNPIAGLSTADKLQELDAKLAKDYDLVVMANVDFAVLPDEQKFRLMSMVRNGTGLVRIQSGEPWSELKKLPYKKPYAQPLPRPEWVAGSNSLPGTRPKNFESRIFNAWQFGNGRIVEVDYGAGYRPGVGLTPYFNYTTDWFFLYETSQAFLAQVLYYASGIELPAFSVRQDNGKFAVTSPEKTVAEGRIRQPDNSVIRNSLDFTNLPAGRYTADVLVRRNGALVNFGAFPFTVESAFGDVSVETPRLVQDRGPFSVTLKLASPAQDGYSAKVELMDAPYRNVWFSKTLPLEAGKKELSFGLENYRMPTIGGYLRCTVYDARGNAAHAENPVIFPDYSLEDYLQLTWGQVGCTFNPAFGERIIDRLGWNVSLQFFTKGDIENALRNEKLCPYICRIGMEAGPNNETRVLRKLWSEQKENMEQLGTLNGDESFYHPLVRKLWSDDLRRQAEYLKDLSPVLYNLGDENFYTYDAGFGESDKQPFSDFLREKYQTIENLNLEYDASYSGFGEVPHLRLDAAKKAGNLVAYNDHREYIEKMYVDMHHFLAAEIKKVHPGARVGAEGSPPGNLEEMIKGLDFWGPYSGMQENEALRAFGADRVRTIWWGGYCSERSSYPYKLWEHLLQGAINGHAWFLINPALGETSHSGDLSEAEYLRQYMPYLDDLNYGLAQLLIKTPFPDTGILFYYSHTSNSAAQADSRCVKPDASMNPLLRYCYQRGLGFNFVSPNTLERLKNARLLFLCGASSLSDKECAAILDFVKSGGTVLADANIALLNENLKKRPRNPLSELFGNLTFDQAKELEIQPYESTSGALALAGEKAHAVHGNPGLQLRKAGKGNAILLNASLSVLENNSLPGSSLNTFLDQVVKNAGVRPLAVIPDFSDTLMVRPRQAGEFELLGALGQEKDLGKSFTAKLPEEKYIYECRKGLVGKSDKLVFKFSNAPFRCFALFDREQQPPVVTAPAQVAKGARALLKISGPANPRERAYRITVTAPDGREILHRSKTIYGKTEYPLDFAFNDLPGAYRITIEDAATGLNTQHEIEVK encoded by the coding sequence ATGAAACCATTCCCACTGTTGCTCTGCATCCTGCTGGCGGGCCTTGTTGCTCCCGTATTCGGCAAACTGGACGGCACTTACATGAATGAGGCCGGAATGACCCTGAAAACGCCCCATGCCGCATGGGATGAAAAAGGAGAGCTTCCCCATAAGAAAATACTTTTTATCATGCAGCAAACGGCCTCGCGAGAGATCATTGAGCTGGTCCAGCGTTTCCCGGGCTTTAAGTATGAAGTGGTTCTCACAGCCAATGAACATAGCATCGGAGCGGATGATATTTACAGCAATCCGATCGCGGGGCTGAGCACCGCCGACAAACTTCAGGAACTGGATGCCAAACTGGCAAAGGATTATGATCTGGTGGTCATGGCAAATGTCGATTTTGCGGTCCTGCCGGATGAACAGAAATTCCGCCTGATGTCGATGGTGCGGAACGGAACCGGCCTGGTCCGGATTCAATCCGGCGAACCCTGGTCAGAACTTAAGAAACTGCCTTATAAAAAACCGTACGCCCAGCCGTTGCCCCGGCCGGAATGGGTTGCCGGAAGCAACAGCCTTCCCGGAACCAGGCCTAAAAACTTTGAATCGCGTATTTTCAACGCCTGGCAATTCGGCAATGGCCGGATCGTCGAAGTCGATTACGGCGCGGGCTACCGGCCAGGAGTGGGGCTGACGCCGTATTTCAACTACACCACGGACTGGTTCTTTCTCTATGAAACGTCCCAGGCTTTTCTGGCCCAGGTGCTCTATTACGCCAGCGGAATAGAACTGCCGGCATTCTCAGTACGGCAGGACAACGGCAAATTTGCCGTGACCTCTCCGGAAAAAACCGTTGCCGAGGGCCGTATCCGGCAGCCGGATAATTCCGTTATCCGGAACAGCCTTGATTTCACGAACCTTCCGGCGGGCAGATATACCGCAGACGTATTGGTCCGCCGGAATGGCGCGCTGGTCAACTTCGGCGCCTTTCCCTTTACGGTGGAATCCGCTTTCGGGGACGTATCAGTGGAAACGCCCAGGCTGGTGCAGGACCGCGGCCCCTTCTCCGTCACGTTGAAACTGGCTTCGCCCGCGCAGGACGGTTATTCCGCCAAAGTGGAGCTGATGGACGCACCCTACCGCAATGTATGGTTCAGCAAGACCCTTCCTTTGGAAGCCGGAAAAAAAGAGCTTTCATTCGGCCTTGAAAATTACCGGATGCCGACCATCGGCGGTTATCTGCGCTGCACCGTTTACGATGCCCGGGGCAACGCGGCCCATGCGGAAAACCCGGTGATTTTCCCGGATTATTCCCTGGAGGATTATCTCCAGCTTACCTGGGGCCAGGTTGGCTGCACCTTCAACCCGGCCTTCGGAGAACGGATCATCGACCGCCTCGGCTGGAACGTATCACTGCAATTTTTCACCAAGGGAGATATTGAAAACGCCCTGCGGAACGAAAAACTGTGTCCGTACATCTGCCGGATCGGAATGGAAGCTGGGCCGAACAATGAAACCAGGGTATTGCGCAAGCTATGGTCCGAACAGAAAGAAAACATGGAGCAGCTGGGTACGTTGAACGGTGACGAATCATTCTACCATCCATTGGTCCGGAAGCTTTGGAGCGACGATCTGCGACGCCAGGCAGAGTACCTGAAAGACCTGAGCCCTGTGCTGTACAACCTGGGCGACGAGAATTTTTACACCTACGACGCCGGGTTCGGAGAATCGGATAAACAGCCGTTCTCCGATTTCCTGCGGGAGAAGTACCAGACCATTGAAAACCTGAACCTTGAATACGACGCCTCCTACTCCGGTTTCGGGGAAGTGCCCCACCTCCGGCTGGACGCGGCCAAAAAAGCGGGGAATCTGGTCGCCTACAATGACCACCGGGAATATATTGAAAAAATGTACGTGGACATGCATCATTTCCTGGCGGCGGAAATCAAAAAGGTTCATCCCGGAGCCCGGGTAGGCGCGGAAGGCTCCCCTCCCGGCAACCTTGAAGAAATGATTAAGGGGCTGGACTTCTGGGGCCCTTACAGCGGCATGCAGGAGAACGAGGCATTGCGCGCATTCGGCGCGGACCGGGTCCGGACCATCTGGTGGGGAGGGTATTGCTCGGAGCGTTCATCCTATCCGTACAAACTTTGGGAACACCTGCTGCAGGGAGCGATCAACGGCCACGCCTGGTTCCTGATCAACCCCGCCTTGGGAGAAACCAGCCATTCCGGCGATCTCTCCGAGGCGGAATACCTGCGCCAGTACATGCCCTATCTTGATGACTTGAACTACGGCCTCGCACAGCTGCTGATCAAAACCCCGTTTCCGGATACCGGCATCCTCTTCTACTACAGCCACACCTCCAATTCCGCCGCCCAGGCGGACAGCCGCTGCGTCAAGCCGGACGCCAGCATGAATCCGCTGCTCCGGTATTGCTACCAGCGCGGGCTGGGCTTCAATTTCGTCTCGCCAAATACCCTGGAACGCCTGAAAAACGCACGGCTCCTCTTCCTCTGCGGAGCTTCCTCCCTGAGCGACAAAGAGTGCGCGGCCATTCTGGATTTCGTCAAATCCGGCGGCACCGTACTGGCTGACGCCAATATCGCGCTCCTGAATGAAAACCTGAAAAAACGTCCCCGGAACCCCTTGAGCGAACTTTTCGGGAACCTGACGTTCGACCAGGCGAAAGAGCTCGAAATCCAGCCTTATGAAAGCACAAGCGGAGCCCTGGCCCTGGCGGGAGAAAAGGCGCATGCGGTCCACGGCAATCCGGGCCTGCAACTCCGCAAGGCCGGCAAAGGAAACGCCATCCTGCTGAATGCCTCCCTCTCCGTTCTGGAAAATAATTCCCTGCCCGGCTCCTCCCTGAACACGTTCCTTGACCAGGTGGTGAAAAACGCCGGAGTCCGTCCTCTGGCCGTCATCCCCGATTTCAGCGACACCCTGATGGTCCGTCCGCGGCAGGCCGGAGAATTCGAACTGCTGGGCGCCCTCGGCCAGGAAAAGGACCTCGGCAAATCATTCACCGCTAAATTGCCGGAAGAAAAATACATCTATGAATGCCGCAAAGGACTGGTGGGGAAATCAGACAAGCTTGTCTTTAAATTCTCCAATGCGCCGTTCCGCTGCTTTGCCCTGTTTGACCGGGAGCAGCAGCCGCCCGTGGTAACCGCTCCGGCCCAGGTGGCCAAAGGCGCCCGGGCCCTGCTTAAGATTTCCGGACCGGCCAATCCCCGGGAACGCGCGTACCGGATTACGGTAACGGCCCCGGACGGCAGGGAAATTCTGCACCGCAGCAAAACCATTTACGGCAAGACGGAATATCCGCTGGATTTCGCCTTTAACGATCTTCCCGGCGCATACCGCATCACCATTGAAGACGCGGCTACAGGCCTGAATACCCAACACGAAATAGAGGTAAAATAA